In one window of Methanolobus mangrovi DNA:
- a CDS encoding class II glutamine amidotransferase translates to MCGIIGVIDRTMSRMDGSSIKEALSLMDERGSGEGAGYVAYGIYPDYADCYAIHVFFDNLLEPKTMVDKILQTWGRIVHQEEIPTYEQPGLKKEHISWRYFFKPYTDLMVGTTNPDDDNVKRLVMSINSDVKGALVFSSGKNMGVFKAAGWPEDVANFFRIEDYKGYIWLAHNRYPTNTSGWWGGAHPFNLLDWSVVHNGEITSYGTNRRYVESNGYQCTMLTDTEVVAYLFDLLGRQHGLPSETVVTALAPPFWDEIDEMPEKQEEFLRTLRLTYGPALMNGPFAIVVATKDGIVGFTDRIKLRPLVVGENGSRLYISSEEAAIRTMDPEVKTIYMPRAGEPVIGRVTV, encoded by the coding sequence TATTAAGGAAGCCCTGAGTCTGATGGATGAAAGAGGAAGTGGAGAAGGCGCAGGATACGTAGCTTATGGTATATACCCTGACTATGCAGATTGCTACGCCATCCACGTATTTTTTGATAATTTGCTAGAACCAAAAACCATGGTGGACAAGATACTGCAAACATGGGGCAGGATCGTTCATCAGGAAGAGATCCCAACATATGAACAACCGGGTCTCAAAAAGGAACATATTTCCTGGAGATATTTCTTCAAACCTTATACTGATCTTATGGTTGGTACTACAAATCCTGACGATGATAATGTCAAGCGTCTTGTGATGTCCATAAATTCAGATGTAAAAGGTGCTCTGGTATTCTCATCAGGTAAAAATATGGGAGTATTCAAAGCTGCCGGCTGGCCTGAGGATGTAGCCAACTTTTTCAGGATAGAGGACTACAAGGGTTACATCTGGCTTGCACACAACCGCTATCCAACAAATACTTCTGGATGGTGGGGAGGCGCTCATCCTTTTAATCTCCTTGACTGGTCAGTTGTCCACAACGGTGAGATAACTTCATACGGCACTAATCGTCGTTATGTGGAAAGTAATGGTTACCAGTGTACCATGTTAACTGACACAGAAGTTGTAGCTTATCTTTTCGATCTTCTCGGAAGGCAACATGGACTTCCATCTGAAACAGTTGTTACGGCACTTGCTCCTCCATTCTGGGATGAGATCGATGAGATGCCGGAAAAGCAGGAGGAATTCCTGCGCACATTGCGTCTTACGTACGGACCTGCACTGATGAACGGTCCTTTTGCAATAGTTGTGGCTACAAAGGATGGTATCGTAGGTTTCACTGACAGGATAAAGCTGCGTCCTCTCGTCGTAGGAGAGAACGGTTCCCGTCTTTACATATCAAGTGAAGAAGCCGCCATACGTACAATGGACCCTGAAGTAAAGACAATATACATGCCAAGAGCAGGCGAACCGGTTATCGGGAGGGTTACAGTATGA